One window of Myripristis murdjan chromosome 8, fMyrMur1.1, whole genome shotgun sequence genomic DNA carries:
- the LOC115364008 gene encoding perforin-1-like: MKLALFAILLVIVVVQPQGTSGYYWKRRSATVYVDCGRGLRGDGILGKTDGYVKVKIGWRTLSTKVINNNNNPNWFTYLRFGTTYSRIGHVEIWDKDSGFWWNRDDLLGRCYFYMYPGRRTLTCRMRHGFVRFSYTYV, encoded by the exons ATGAAGCTGGCCCTGTTTGCTATCCTGCTGGTGATCGTTGTGGTCCAGCCGCAAGGCACCAGTGGATATTACTGGAAACGTAGAAGTGCAACAGTCTATGTGGACTGTGGCAGAGGCCTGCGTGGAGATGGGATTTTAGGCAAGACTGATGGCTATGTCAAG GTGAAAATTGGCTGGAGGACCCTCAGTACCAAAgtcattaacaacaacaacaaccccaaCTGGTTTACGTATTTGAGATTCGGAACAACCTACTCCCGAATTGGACATGTGGAGATCTGGGACAAAGACAGTGGATTTTGGTGGAACAGGGATGATCTACTGGGAAGATGCTACTTCTACATGTACCCAGGACGCAGAACGCTCACCTGCAGGATGAGACATGGTTTTGTCAGGTTCTCCTACACTTATGTTTAA